The Prochlorococcus sp. MIT 0801 genomic sequence ATACCTAGAAAATTTTTGGGAAGAGAGGACAGGATTTCACCAACTGTCCACCGTTCTAATGATGATGCTTCTGTATCACGCCATCATAAAAAAACTGTAAAAAGAACTTTTCTCACCTTGATGTTCGGTTGAGGTAGGGCTTTCCTATCTATTTTTTTGTTGTTTTACTGAGAGTTCTATATTGATTAGTAATTTCATGTTTTTTCAATTGGCGCCATTGTTAATCCTCTGCTGATCAATTGCTGGTGATATAACTCTGCCTGTTCAAAGGGGCCTCTCCATACTTCCGCCAAACCTTCCCTATCTACTTCGACTGCAAGTTGCCATGATCTTTTTTCACTCATTCCTGGAATGATTGTCACTAGACAATTTGCTACATGTTCAAACGTATTAAAATTATCATCAAGCACTATTATCCTTGCTTCTGGATATTTTATTTTTATTGTCTTTGGATCTAAGACTGTAGTAGTTGAATTGGTTGAAAATTTCATAGCTGTTGCTGCTGTTAGGTGCAAAACATCCTTCAACATTTAGGTAGTTGTCTAAGCATTTAAAAGCTCTCTTTATTCTTCCCTTTTCCACTCCCTGTACCATTGACGATCATCAAGCCATCTAATAAGAGGCCAATTAATGAGTATGGATGCAAACAGAACTCCAAAAGTAGAAAATCTTCCTGAATTAATAACGAATAGAAGAGTTGGAGGTATGGACATGATTAATGCTGTAAGGCATGCTCTTCTAACGGACATTTTTGTTCTCATAATAAGATCTTATCCTTTTTTGGACCTACAACTATTCGGCTTGAGCAATAAGTAAATAACCTGACAGCGTTAATACTCAACTTACAATTTTTTTTAGACAAATACTGTTAGATGCGATCAAAATGCTCTTACAGGTCCTTACTTCGACTATGGATTCTCATAAAGAAACTCATAGGTATGCTTTCGAGCTAGTAAAAGCAGCAAGGTCAATGCCAGTTGATCGGGCTGAAAAACAACCTCATATTCAAGAAATAAGAACTCAATATCAAAAACAAGCCTTAAAACTTAGAACAAATAAAAAGTTCAGCTAATCGTGTATTAATTCTGACTTCCCGAATTCTCTACAAGGGATATGATTTAGATTCAAACATTTAAAATTAATGCTTCAAAAGATCATTAGTCTCATAGCCTTTATGGCTTTTTCATTGATGAGTTTTTCACCTATTGCTATTGCAGTTGAAGATAAACCCCCTGTGGATGTACAAGAACTTTTCACAAGCACAAAGCCAATTTATGGAGAGTCATTTACATATCCCGAAGGTAAAGGAGAAATGCGTCTTTATAAAGTTGATGTTCAACCAGGTGGTGTCGTTCCCCTTCATTTTCATGAGGCACCATTAACCAGCTATATCGAA encodes the following:
- the clpS gene encoding ATP-dependent Clp protease adapter ClpS, whose protein sequence is MKFSTNSTTTVLDPKTIKIKYPEARIIVLDDNFNTFEHVANCLVTIIPGMSEKRSWQLAVEVDREGLAEVWRGPFEQAELYHQQLISRGLTMAPIEKT
- a CDS encoding cupin domain-containing protein, with product MLQKIISLIAFMAFSLMSFSPIAIAVEDKPPVDVQELFTSTKPIYGESFTYPEGKGEMRLYKVDVQPGGVVPLHFHEAPLTSYIEEGQLTLKTKKGKSTTFREGDSFVLSADTPPHTMANNGKVPAVMWVTVAAAEGVPTLTNVEG